The genomic stretch TGTTCCTTGAAGTTTCGATCGCCGGATGGGGCTAGCATCCGTGGCTTCTCTTGAAGACCCTCGACTGAAGTGATGACACCACGACTTCCTCCGTACTGCATCCAAGAACTAATTGCGCCATCTTTCTTTCCGTAACCTCCGAAGATTTAACAGGGCATGTGGGTTCCTCGCCTGAATACGATACCACGTAGCACCCACCTCCCAACTTTATCTGAAGATTTTGAGTCTTATCCACGTACCACCCATTGCTTGTTCCACTAACCGACTGGCCAGCAAACCATGGCTCGTTATGTCCCAGTTATACACTGCAGACCAATGGGCCTTATGTGTCACGGAATCAAGATTTGCTTCTCCTCTTGACCAGGCACCAGATCTTGCTGCAAATCGATACTACTGTGCCATTGTAGCTATCAATGAGCACCGCACGGAAACGGCAAAAGAAGTCGCCGCCATGGAGATATAAGTTCACgtcttctctctcctgaaacgacttctccctctctcaACACGCTTGTACCGAGCTAATAAAAGTCGCTCGCTCTTTTTTCATTCGTTTAATTCTAATTAATCGTCTTTGTTTGTGCTTTTGGTACCTGGTTTCGATAGGTCGATCATCCTTCGAGATGGTTAAGGGAACTATTGCTCTGCTGGCTCTGGCTGGCCCAGTACTCGCTGGTGTTATCCAAAACCGAGGTGTGGATCATGGGGCTCCGGCTACAATTGATCTGGCTCACAAGGAACCTCCTCAATGGACTGAGgctcccaaccctcctcctcgccctACTGGGTCTCACAAGGAGCCTCCTCATAACACGGAGCCTAGTCATGAGAAACCTACTCATGAGAAGCCTCCCAATAAGGAGCCCAGCAAGACTGAGCCTCCTCATACGGAGCCTACTCATGAGAAGCCCACCGGCACGGAGCCTGCACACACCAAGCCGGAGCCTACCCATGAGAAGCCTACTCACGGCACGGAGCCTCCACACACCAAGCCGGAGCCTACCCATGAGAAGCCCACAGGCACTGAgccccctcacaccaagccGGAGCCTACCCATGAGAAGCCCACCGGCACTGAgccccctcacaccaagccGGAGCCTACCCATGAGAAGCCCACCGGCACTGAgccccctcacaccaagcccaccggcactgagccccctcacaccaagccTCAGCCTACGCAGGAGAAGCCCACTGGCACTGAgccccctcacaccaagcccaccggcactgagccccctcacaccaagccTCAGCCTACGCAGGAGAAGCCCACTGGCACTGAgccccctcacaccaagcccaccggcactgagccccctcacaccaagcccaccggcactgagccccctcacaccaagccTCAGCCTACGCAGGAGAAGCCCACTGGCACTGAgccccctcacaccaagcccactggcactgagccccctcacaccaagcccaccggcactgagccccctcacaccaagcccaccggcactgagccccctcacaccaagccTCCCCATCAGACGGAGCCTCCTCACAACACCCAGCCCATCACGGAGATCACCAAGACAACCACCTATGTTACTACTGAGTGCCCTGTCACGTCTTCTGTTGTCACCTCTGGCACCAAGACTCTCACCGTTCCCATCACTCAGACTAACATCATTACGGTCACCACCACATTCTGTGAGTCGTCGACCTTGCCGCCTGTGAAGCCTGTGCCCACTGGCACTGGTGTTCCTCTGCCACCAGCACCGGTACCGGTACCTCCTAAGAACAGCACTCTTCTGCCACCTGCTCCAGTTCCCACTGCTCCCTTCCAGAACACCACCGTCCCGGTTGCCCCTACCCAGCCAGTTCCTGTGGCTCCTGGTCAATCTACTGTCCCCGGAAAGCCAGTCACTACTCAACCCTCTGTTCCAGGCGAGACCCCTGTCCAGCCTGTTGTTCCGGGAGAGACCCCTGTCCAGCCTGTTGTTCCGGGAGAGACTCCTGTCCAGCCTTCCGTCCCTGGTGAAACCCCTGTCCAGCCTGTTGTTCCGGGAGAGACTCCTGTCCAGCCTTCCGTCCCTGGTGAAACCCCTGTCCAGCCTGTTGTTCCGGGAGAGACCCCTGTCCAGCCTGTTGTTCCGGGtgagactcccgtccagcccactggcgtctctcctgtacaaccttctgttcctggcgagactcccgtccagcccaccggtgtctctcctgtacaaccttctgttcctggcgagactcccgtccagcccaccggtgtctctcctgtacaaccttctgttcctggcgagactcccgtccagcccaccggtgtctctcctgtacaaccttctgttcctggcgagactcccgtccagcccaccggtgtctctcctgtacaaccttctgttcctggcgagactcccgtccagcccaccggtgtctctcctgtacaaccttctgttcctggcgaaactcccgtccagcccaccggcGTCTCCCCCGTCCAGCCATCCGTTCCAGGTgaaactcccgtccagcctACTGGCGTCTCTCCTGtgcaaccttctgttcctggcgagactcccgtccagcccaccggtgtctctcctgtacaaccttctgttcctggcgagactcccgtccagcccaccggtgtctctcctgtacaaccttctgttcctggcgagactcccgtccagcccaccggtgtctctcctgtacaaccttctgttcctggcgagactcccgtccagcccaccggtgtctctcctgtacaaccttctgttcctggcgaaactcccgtccagcccaccggcGTCTCTCCTGtgcaaccttctgttcctggcgagactcccgtccagcccaccggtgtctctcctgtacaaccttctgttcctggcgagactcccgtccagcccaccggtgtctctcctgtacaaccttctgttcctggcgaaactcccgtccagcccaccggcGTCTCCCCCGTCCAGCCATCCGTTCCAGGTgaaactcccgtccagcctACTGGCGTCTCTCCTGtgcaaccttctgttcctggcgagactcccgtccagcccactGGCGTCTCTCCTGtgcaaccttctgttcctggcgagactcccgtccagcccaccggcGTCTCCCCCGTCCAGCCATCCGTTCCAGGTgaaactcccgtccagcctACTGGCGTCTCTCCTGtgcaaccttctgttcctggcgagactcccgtccagcccaccggtgtctctcctgtacaaccttctgttcctggcgagactcccgtccagcccaccggtgtctctcctgtacaaccttctgttcctggcgaaactcccgtccagcccaccggcGTCTCCCCCGTCCAGCCATCCGTTCCAGGTgaaactcccgtccagcctACTGGCGTCTCTCCTGtgcaaccttctgttcctggcgagactcccgtccagcccactGGCGTCTCTCCTGTGCAACCTTCTGTTActggcgagactcccgtccagcccactGGCGTCTCccccgtccagcccaccacTCCTGGCGAGACCCCAGTCGCGCCTACTGGTGTCTCCCCAGCTCAGCCCTCCCAGCCACCACTCACTGGTGCTGCTCGGGCTGTCAAGCCTACTGTCGGTCTCTTGGCTGCAGTCATGGGTGTGATGATCCTGCTCTAAACCCAGCTGCCCAAGGATAGGGTAGCTGAACATCGGCCATCTAAGATACCAGAAGAGCAACAATTCGATAAGTTATAATATCACTGTTTGATTTGTTTGATCGTTGATAATCGTCTGACATTTGATCCCCCCAAGATTTGCTGCTCAcaagaaaaacgaaaagaaaagttacAAGTTGGATGGCGCAAGAGTTTCTTATTTGTCAGATAATACCGTTTtagtaatatataataatattgTGTTTTTATACTTTTGGTACATCGATGAGCACAGAAATGTCTGGTAGTCGTGTGAACAATAATGCTTCTACATCCATTGGAGAATTACTAAAAGTGGCTCTTCACAGCGGCAATACTATATCCATCGAGTGTCGCCAATACCTAAAGTGACTGAGTCGTCTATCACATATCCCATTTTGGTATCTGTCTAAACCATATACTCCAAGTCTATCAACCCACAGACAAATTGAAGCCAACTCCTCCCCCAAGACACATCACTGCTGCTCATTAACCAGCACATAACGATACCGCGCCTTACCCGCATGCATATCCACGATAGCGGTATTAGCATCCTTCATAGAGATCTCCTCAATCCAAGGCTTAACACCCTTCTCCGCAACAAGCTCGAACATCTCCCGAATCTCACGGGGAGATCCAATAAAGGAACTCTCAACCTTCACTCGGCGAATAAGGTTACGCACATTCGCGAAAAGAGTCCCATCCTCAGGAAGACCGACCTGAACCAGACTGCCGTTGGTAGCCAGAAGACCCACGTACTCCGTCATGGGCATCTAAATCAGACATTAGCCTCGTGGATGAACTCAACTCCAGAGTGATTCTCTGTCGTTATGAGATAAAGTAAAAAACGTaccttggaggaagaaaCCGTGCAGACAATAAGGTCCAAGGAACGGGCATATTTAGTCGCCCAGTCCGGTTCATCGTCCGTGGCGATGTAGATATCCGCGCCCATTTTCAGTGAATCGGCACTCTTGCTAGCCTTGCGCGAGATAGCGACGACTTTGTCTGCGCCCATGGCCTTCGCGAACAGAACACCGAAGTGACCCAGTCCGCCGACGCCGATGATTCCAACGCGTTTGCCGGGGCCGCAGCCATTGTGCTTCAAGGGGCTGTAGACGGTGACACCGCCGCACAGCATGGGAGCTGCCTCGGCCGAGGGAATGGCATCTGGGATCTTGATGACAAAGTTGGACGGGGTACGGTTGTACAACGAGTATCCACCGTAGGATTTCCCGCCGTTGAGATGGATGCCGTTGTACGTGCCGACGATCTTGTGAGAGCAATATTGCTCCCAGCCCATAGCGCATTCGGGGCAATCACCTAGACGGCCCAGACACGAGTCACTCTGGGCGCCGACGCCGACACGATCTCCGACTTTGATATCGCCCACGGCTTTCGAGCCTACACGGACGGCAATACCGACGATCTCGTGGCCAACGCAACAGGGATATTTGGTAGGGCCCTGTGCCAGGAGTCAGCCATCTCATTCCTCTACCCTTCAATATGATATATCCTGCTGAGCCATGTAAAAAGGAACCCAGGTAACCTACCCAGCCGCTACGGAGAGTATGCAGATCCGATCCGCAAACACCACAATGAGTGaccttgatatcgacatcGGTCTCCTCCCATTCCTTTGGCTCAAATTCCTGCCAGACCATCTTTCCATCTGCCGACTCGGGTGACAGGCCCATCCATCCTTCAAACTTGTAGTCTGTTTGCGCCATATTGACCTGGTGGTGCTATTCTGGGGACTGATGTTCAGAAAAGACCAGATCCGGAACCGGTCCCATGGACCATTTATACTGACTCGATGGGCTTTACGGATCTACTCCGGACCGTCCATGGATTTCTACGGATATAGCGGGTCTGGAAAGCCATGGTCTCCACTCTCTGATTTTGTATGTACGTACGTATTGACGGGACGAGAGTCGGCTTTGATTCGTACTTGAGGCCAAAACTGGTATATGCTGAGGTTTCTGGGCAAGTCATGTACAGCGTGCTCATTGGAGGTCGGTGAGATATTTGCCTTTTACTATGCTCcatatttctttcctttattgattgatttattttattttttcgtAAATAAAGACGGCTAATTCTCGGTGTCTGGTTTATGATCGGCACTAATGCGCCGAGACGGCAGATTTCAATCCTTATTATCAGACCTAAAGTACGGTCTATATCCTGTACTACTAGAGAAAATCCAGAGTAGATACTAGATACATACGTCAGATTACTATTATCACGCCATTGGCATTGTACATGACCGCGAAAAACCATTTACTTAGATGTTGCCATACCAGCAAATCAATTCTATGCAATGGAGTCCCTCCACTGACTCCAACCCCAACGGCTCCACTACGAgggaagaaacggaagaaaaagaagaaaacaaattgGAGACAGCGGTACTACTAAATGTTTAGTAATCCCGGGATTGCTTGTATTTTCGGCATTCGCGAAAAGTTTCCGAGGGCACGGCGAGCCGAATGTAGTTGTACTCCATCGGCCGACTCGGGATCTGGTTGTCTTGTTTTGCCATCTTGCTACATATGGGTTATAATTCAAAGGGTCACGATACGTGAGAGAATAATGTCTCTAGATTCCGTCCCTAGCATTGATGGGAAATAGACATGAAagattgaagaaaaggatgctCAGGATATACAAGTAATCACaagtgaagaagaataaaaaggataaaaagGTCACAGCGGGCATTGCTGGCGAAATCAAACAATGAAGACCGTGGAAATCTATACCGAATGCAAGGATTAAGTCATCTTTTGAAGCACCTCCACGCTGACCTGTCTTCGGCTATACATATTGGATCCCACCCATACATCGACGATGGATTTAAAACAGTGACAAAATGTCCTCgttggtcttcttgggctgGCTTCCTcccggtggtggagatgtggTGTTCGATGATAAATCCAGCCCAGCGAAACCATTCATGAGGTCTGCGCTAGCACTACCACCATTGGGGGCTGGGACCGGGGCAGCAGCACCTCCGCCGTCGCCAAACACGCCCAGTAGATCATCCAGATTATTGTTGCCCGCCGGAGCACCGGCAGCGGGAGACTCTACCCGGACAGGTGTGCCGGCAAGGCCTTCAAGGCCGGACATGCCGGCGCTTGGTTCCTTCTGAGCGGAGGCTGGTGCACCTCCGTCGAAATCgatatccagaagattctCGACGTTATTCTGACTCTGGGGCGGCGGAGCCTTCCCACTAACTGccgccgcagccgcagccgcagccaaTGGGTTCTCACGTGCATTTTGGATTTGTTCCCTAAAGAATAATGGTTAGCGAAGAGAGCAAGTAAAGTCCAGCTAGCAGGGGTACATACTCGATGGCGGCCCTTTGAACGGCGTCGGCACCAAATCTGCCTTGGCCCACGAATTGCTCGGGTGGCTTGTGGTATACAGAGGCGAGGGTAGAAAGTTCGGTGAGGAGTTTTTCGAGAAGTGCTGGGGGGAGAGAATGGATGGTAGTCACGATCGGCGGCTTTTCAGAGAGCATGATGTTCTTAGTGGCACCAGGGTCGCTTGTGTTGGAGAGCAAGCGCCAGTACACATAGGCACGGTCACGAACGTCAGGGTTGTCGTTCTCGGCTGTAGCGGCCTGCAGAACCTTCTGCACTAGTCCCTGGGCTTTTTCAGGCCGTTTTACGAAGAGTTTAACAACAGCTGTGAGGATTTGCAGCTGCGTTTGTGAGAACTCTTCATTAAAGCCTTCCACGAATCCGGCTAGGATATCTCCggcattgttgatcttctccgcatatTCTCCCACGATCCAGATGAGCGCGGCTCTGGCGTTAGGCTCATCGAGCTCATCGATGCATTTGCAAAGGGTGGGAATGATGCCTTCGTAGCCAGGATACTTCCGGAAAATGTCCTTGATCACCACGATCGCCTCCTGCACTACGTAGTTGACCTTCGTGTTGATCAAGTCCAACAATGTGTTAACACACTTCTCACTGGCGTTCTCAATCTTG from Aspergillus oryzae RIB40 DNA, chromosome 1 encodes the following:
- a CDS encoding NAD(P)-dependent alcohol dehydrogenase (alcohol dehydrogenase, class V), with the protein product MAQTDYKFEGWMGLSPESADGKMVWQEFEPKEWEETDVDIKVTHCGVCGSDLHTLRSGWGPTKYPCCVGHEIVGIAVRVGSKAVGDIKVGDRVGVGAQSDSCLGRLGDCPECAMGWEQYCSHKIVGTYNGIHLNGGKSYGGYSLYNRTPSNFVIKIPDAIPSAEAAPMLCGGVTVYSPLKHNGCGPGKRVGIIGVGGLGHFGVLFAKAMGADKVVAISRKASKSADSLKMGADIYIATDDEPDWATKYARSLDLIVCTVSSSKMPMTEYVGLLATNGSLVQVGLPEDGTLFANVRNLIRRVKVESSFIGSPREIREMFELVAEKGVKPWIEEISMKDANTAIVDMHAGKARYRYVLVNEQQ
- the cspA gene encoding putative cell surface protein (von Willebrand factor and related coagulation proteins) — protein: MVKGTIALLALAGPVLAGVIQNRGVDHGAPATIDLAHKEPPQWTEAPNPPPRPTGSHKEPPHNTEPSHEKPTHEKPPNKEPSKTEPPHTEPTHEKPTGTEPAHTKPEPTHEKPTHGTEPPHTKPEPTHEKPTGTEPPHTKPEPTHEKPTGTEPPHTKPEPTHEKPTGTEPPHTKPTGTEPPHTKPQPTQEKPTGTEPPHTKPTGTEPPHTKPQPTQEKPTGTEPPHTKPTGTEPPHTKPTGTEPPHTKPQPTQEKPTGTEPPHTKPTGTEPPHTKPTGTEPPHTKPTGTEPPHTKPPHQTEPPHNTQPITEITKTTTYVTTECPVTSSVVTSGTKTLTVPITQTNIITVTTTFCESSTLPPVKPVPTGTGVPLPPAPVPVPPKNSTLLPPAPVPTAPFQNTTVPVAPTQPVPVAPGQSTVPGKPVTTQPSVPGETPVQPVVPGETPVQPVVPGETPVQPSVPGETPVQPVVPGETPVQPSVPGETPVQPVVPGETPVQPVVPGETPVQPTGVSPVQPSVPGETPVQPTGVSPVQPSVPGETPVQPTGVSPVQPSVPGETPVQPTGVSPVQPSVPGETPVQPTGVSPVQPSVPGETPVQPTGVSPVQPSVPGETPVQPTGVSPVQPSVPGETPVQPTGVSPVQPSVPGETPVQPTGVSPVQPSVPGETPVQPTGVSPVQPSVPGETPVQPTGVSPVQPSVPGETPVQPTGVSPVQPSVPGETPVQPTGVSPVQPSVPGETPVQPTGVSPVQPSVPGETPVQPTGVSPVQPSVPGETPVQPTGVSPVQPSVPGETPVQPTGVSPVQPSVPGETPVQPTGVSPVQPSVPGETPVQPTGVSPVQPSVPGETPVQPTGVSPVQPSVPGETPVQPTGVSPVQPSVPGETPVQPTGVSPVQPSVPGETPVQPTGVSPVQPSVPGETPVQPTGVSPVQPSVPGETPVQPTGVSPVQPSVTGETPVQPTGVSPVQPTTPGETPVAPTGVSPAQPSQPPLTGAARAVKPTVGLLAAVMGVMILL